The Acidicapsa acidisoli genome contains a region encoding:
- the glmU gene encoding bifunctional UDP-N-acetylglucosamine diphosphorylase/glucosamine-1-phosphate N-acetyltransferase GlmU has product MSLAVVIMAAGKGTRLKSRRPKVLHEIGGKPLLAHVIAAASKIVPAADIHVVVGHEAERVQTAVAGTNVNFVLQAEQLGTGHAIQCAREAIAGYNDVLVLSGDVPLIRPETLEMLLEYHRLGSAMTILTALPKDPFGYGRIVRRESENALEVEAIVEQKFLRSEQLRIPEINTGIYVFQTKPLISHLKWLISNDENGEYYLTDLARIFVREGELVTAVEAADADEVLGANTIPELVALDASLRAKTALRLMLQGVTIFRPETCVIDAEVEVGPDTVIEPYVQLLGRTKIGSDCMIRSSTVIENSVLADNVLIRQSCIIADSEIGGGAKIGPFAHLRPGSEIGEDVHIGNFVETKKAKLGKGAKASHLTYLGDAVVGAGSNIGAGVITCNYDGVNKHTTTIGEGVFVGSDSTLVAPILIGDGAYIGAGSCITREVPADALAVGRSRQVTKDGWAAARREQRGKQS; this is encoded by the coding sequence GTGAGTCTGGCGGTTGTCATCATGGCGGCGGGTAAAGGAACGCGGCTGAAGTCGCGCCGGCCGAAGGTGCTGCACGAGATCGGAGGCAAGCCGCTGCTGGCGCATGTGATCGCGGCGGCGAGCAAGATCGTGCCAGCGGCGGATATTCATGTCGTTGTCGGGCATGAGGCTGAACGGGTGCAGACGGCGGTTGCTGGCACTAACGTCAATTTTGTATTGCAGGCAGAGCAGCTGGGTACCGGTCATGCGATTCAGTGTGCGCGTGAGGCGATTGCGGGTTATAACGACGTGCTGGTGCTTTCGGGGGATGTGCCGTTGATTCGGCCTGAGACTCTGGAAATGCTGTTGGAGTACCACCGGCTGGGATCGGCAATGACGATTCTTACGGCGCTGCCTAAAGATCCGTTTGGATATGGCCGAATCGTGCGCCGCGAAAGTGAAAATGCCCTTGAAGTTGAAGCAATCGTGGAACAGAAGTTCCTGAGGTCGGAGCAGTTGAGAATTCCCGAGATCAACACTGGGATATATGTATTTCAGACAAAGCCTCTTATCTCTCACTTGAAATGGCTAATCTCGAACGATGAGAACGGCGAATATTATCTGACTGATCTGGCTCGGATATTCGTTCGAGAAGGGGAACTTGTGACGGCCGTTGAGGCCGCAGATGCGGATGAGGTGCTGGGCGCGAATACGATTCCGGAGTTGGTTGCGCTGGATGCAAGTCTGCGCGCCAAAACGGCGCTGCGGCTGATGCTGCAGGGAGTCACGATTTTTCGCCCTGAAACTTGCGTGATCGACGCGGAGGTTGAGGTCGGGCCGGATACGGTGATTGAGCCGTACGTGCAACTGTTGGGGCGAACGAAAATCGGCTCCGATTGCATGATTCGTTCGAGCACGGTCATCGAAAACTCGGTTCTCGCCGATAACGTACTTATTCGCCAGAGTTGCATCATTGCGGACTCTGAGATCGGCGGCGGGGCCAAGATCGGGCCGTTTGCCCATCTTCGGCCGGGAAGCGAGATTGGCGAGGACGTGCATATCGGCAATTTCGTCGAGACGAAGAAAGCTAAACTCGGCAAAGGAGCCAAGGCCAGCCATTTGACGTATCTCGGAGATGCCGTGGTTGGAGCCGGTTCGAATATCGGCGCGGGTGTGATCACGTGCAACTATGACGGGGTGAATAAGCACACGACGACCATCGGCGAGGGAGTCTTTGTGGGCAGCGACTCGACGCTGGTGGCTCCCATTCTGATCGGCGACGGAGCCTATATCGGAGCTGGGTCCTGCATCACGCGGGAGGTGCCTGCGGATGCGCTGGCTGTGGGCAGAAGCCGGCAGGTCACCAAAGACGGATGGGCTGCTGCAAGACGGGAACAGCGAGGAAAGCAGAGCTGA
- a CDS encoding 4a-hydroxytetrahydrobiopterin dehydratase has translation MPAFSSAEIEQGLATLPDWKLNDGNLVRNFSFTDFREAMSFVNSVAALAERAGHHPDIDIRYNKVNLALSSHDAGGITERDFSLAAGIDKIL, from the coding sequence ATGCCAGCATTCTCCTCGGCGGAAATTGAGCAGGGCCTCGCGACACTTCCGGATTGGAAGCTGAACGATGGCAACCTGGTGAGGAATTTTTCGTTTACGGATTTTCGGGAAGCAATGAGCTTCGTCAACTCGGTTGCTGCGCTTGCGGAGCGGGCTGGACATCACCCGGATATCGACATCCGTTACAACAAGGTCAATCTGGCGTTGTCGAGCCACGATGCCGGTGGTATCACTGAGCGGGACTTCTCGCTCGCCGCTGGGATCGACAAAATCCTTTAG
- a CDS encoding glycoside hydrolase family 130 protein, translating into MNRDSSATLLPDSSVPEQLVRKASVEAPLFERHPGNPILSREDWPYQINSVFNAAAVRLADGDTLLLCRVEDRRGLSHLCAARSSNGIDGWRIDPEPTLPASPQGYPEELWGIEDPRITFVPELDQYAVAYTSFARGGPGVSLALTKDFKTFNRYGVIMPPEDKDAALLPRRINGSWALIHRPVTTLGAHMWISYSRDLRHWGSHKIILEARRGGWWDANKIGLCSPPIETSKGWLTIYHGVRQTASGSIYRLGLALFDLERPDICLQRGDSWIFGPEAPYERSGDVNDVVFPCGQTIGVDGDTIYLYYGAADSSVALATGSIRRLLSWLESNSDPESSSTSHFSNQHETRSE; encoded by the coding sequence TTGAATAGGGATTCTTCAGCAACATTACTGCCCGATTCATCCGTTCCCGAACAGCTGGTACGGAAAGCCTCAGTCGAGGCTCCACTTTTTGAGCGGCATCCCGGAAACCCTATCCTCAGCCGGGAAGATTGGCCTTACCAGATCAATAGCGTGTTCAACGCGGCCGCCGTTCGCCTGGCGGATGGAGACACTCTACTTCTTTGCCGCGTGGAAGACCGGCGTGGACTTTCCCATCTATGCGCTGCCCGCTCCAGCAATGGAATTGATGGGTGGCGCATCGATCCTGAGCCGACACTTCCAGCAAGTCCTCAGGGGTACCCGGAAGAGCTATGGGGCATTGAAGACCCCCGCATCACTTTTGTCCCGGAGCTCGATCAGTATGCGGTCGCCTATACATCGTTCGCGCGCGGTGGTCCCGGGGTATCCCTGGCTCTGACAAAGGACTTCAAGACATTTAATCGCTACGGTGTGATCATGCCGCCGGAGGACAAGGACGCAGCGCTTTTGCCGAGAAGAATTAACGGCAGCTGGGCGCTGATTCATCGCCCAGTTACGACCCTGGGCGCTCATATGTGGATCTCCTACTCGCGGGATTTGAGGCATTGGGGGAGCCACAAGATCATCCTCGAAGCGCGGCGGGGCGGATGGTGGGATGCAAACAAGATTGGACTGTGCTCTCCACCGATCGAAACATCCAAGGGATGGCTCACCATCTATCACGGCGTGAGGCAAACGGCTTCCGGAAGTATCTATCGTCTCGGGCTAGCGCTTTTTGATCTGGAACGCCCCGATATCTGCCTGCAACGCGGAGATTCCTGGATCTTTGGACCGGAAGCCCCTTATGAGCGAAGCGGAGACGTGAACGATGTTGTCTTCCCTTGCGGACAAACCATCGGTGTAGATGGAGACACGATCTACCTGTACTACGGAGCAGCGGATTCTTCTGTAGCTCTGGCCACCGGCAGTATTCGTCGCTTGCTCTCGTGGTTGGAATCGAACTCAGACCCTGAATCCTCAAGCACCAGCCACTTTTCAAATCAACACGAAACCCGGAGTGAATGA
- a CDS encoding amidohydrolase family protein, whose translation MRRWGIRLVRILAVAIVVAAIAIWMLTYWPRRVAHPPLQLAHGTLAIQHARIYISPTDPPIPDGTVVIVDGRIAAVGPDAAPGAAVPPGATILPCDHCTVTAGFWNAHVHFTEPKWSLAEWKLTGELNAQLADMLTSRGFTTVVDTGSNLIDTLPIRRRIESGELAGPFIYTAGGPLYPPHGIPYYIAAPSWLKLFFSQPNTPRAAVDDVQRNLNKGADITKLFTGSWIAHGKVLPMPFDIAKAAVERTHLNGRLVFSHPSNLAGTQIAIQSGVDVLAHAPDSPEGIDRALFTTMVHQNMAMIPTLKMFATTVTKDPAYLDPIYAEVRQFHALGGQLIFGTDVGYMTDYSTQDEFEALGKCGLSPMDTLAMLTTNPASRFGVSNAKGTVTPGKLADLTILDGDPAQDPLSFSKVRMTIRSGRVIYQR comes from the coding sequence ATGCGTCGATGGGGTATCCGGCTGGTTCGTATTCTCGCAGTTGCCATTGTGGTGGCCGCCATCGCAATCTGGATGCTCACCTACTGGCCGCGCCGCGTAGCGCATCCGCCATTGCAGTTGGCGCACGGAACTCTGGCCATCCAACACGCGCGCATCTACATCTCTCCCACCGATCCGCCAATCCCGGACGGCACAGTAGTCATCGTCGACGGACGCATCGCCGCCGTCGGGCCTGACGCAGCGCCGGGCGCAGCCGTACCGCCCGGTGCGACGATCCTCCCATGCGATCACTGTACCGTCACCGCAGGCTTCTGGAACGCCCACGTCCACTTCACCGAGCCAAAGTGGAGCCTCGCCGAATGGAAACTGACCGGCGAACTGAACGCCCAGCTAGCCGACATGCTGACCAGCCGCGGTTTTACCACCGTCGTCGACACCGGCTCCAACCTAATCGACACCTTGCCCATCCGCCGCCGCATCGAGAGCGGAGAACTCGCCGGCCCATTCATCTACACCGCCGGCGGCCCGCTCTATCCGCCCCACGGAATCCCCTATTACATCGCCGCGCCGAGCTGGCTGAAGCTCTTCTTCTCGCAGCCAAACACGCCCCGCGCAGCCGTCGACGACGTTCAACGCAACCTGAACAAGGGCGCAGACATCACCAAACTCTTCACCGGCTCCTGGATAGCGCACGGCAAAGTCCTCCCCATGCCGTTCGACATCGCCAAAGCCGCCGTCGAACGTACCCACCTGAACGGACGCCTGGTCTTCAGCCATCCCTCAAACCTCGCCGGAACCCAGATCGCAATTCAATCCGGCGTGGATGTCCTCGCCCACGCTCCCGACAGTCCTGAAGGCATCGACCGCGCCCTCTTCACCACCATGGTTCACCAGAACATGGCCATGATTCCCACGCTCAAGATGTTCGCAACCACAGTGACAAAAGATCCCGCCTATCTGGACCCCATCTACGCCGAAGTCCGCCAGTTCCACGCGCTCGGCGGCCAACTCATCTTCGGCACCGACGTCGGCTACATGACCGACTACTCCACGCAGGATGAGTTCGAAGCGCTGGGCAAGTGCGGCCTCTCGCCAATGGACACACTGGCCATGCTCACCACCAACCCCGCCAGCCGTTTCGGCGTTTCAAACGCCAAGGGCACCGTAACTCCCGGCAAACTAGCCGACCTGACCATCCTCGACGGAGATCCCGCGCAAGACCCACTGTCCTTTTCCAAAGTCCGAATGACCATCCGCTCCGGCCGTGTGATCTATCAACGCTGA
- a CDS encoding PCYCGC domain-containing protein: MKSWGFSRLALALLLAGATAISYAQWMNPADDIPAYHPSAPLKVSSLPPILSGAKLTGESFRYPWQVHVYQDAAKVSAVLYQLPCNCRCDRSLGHTSLRSCFEGLHGTECSTCAKEGFFAYQQTKLGKTPVEIRAAIERHEYEKIPLESQ, translated from the coding sequence ATGAAAAGTTGGGGTTTTTCGCGCCTGGCTTTGGCGCTCCTGCTGGCTGGCGCGACGGCTATCAGTTACGCACAATGGATGAATCCAGCCGACGATATTCCTGCATATCACCCGTCGGCGCCTCTCAAGGTTAGTTCGTTACCTCCAATTTTGAGCGGAGCCAAACTCACGGGCGAGAGTTTCCGGTATCCGTGGCAAGTACACGTTTACCAGGATGCCGCGAAGGTCTCAGCTGTGCTGTATCAGTTACCTTGCAATTGCCGATGTGACCGCTCCCTTGGCCATACCAGCCTGCGCAGCTGCTTCGAAGGACTGCACGGCACGGAGTGCTCAACCTGTGCGAAAGAGGGCTTCTTTGCGTATCAGCAGACCAAGCTCGGCAAGACGCCGGTCGAGATACGCGCCGCGATTGAACGCCATGAATACGAAAAGATCCCGCTTGAAAGTCAGTAA
- a CDS encoding DUF4132 domain-containing protein translates to MAVDPEALQRALRSQFPAPEVSPNSSDWMFELVSIFGSNPFVNRERDVLRLAEAPVSRLKAEPSEVRVGVVFEALNEIIHSQAFHFKIVLKIVAATLLRSGVELNSLEAVRLVELVSKPQLPFPFKAILSAIDCVPRTPALVTALYRLRGCVTRYHGEPEMKEIHERIDVLIGGPKEKPVTPAGAWSRIVFEEVATFEKKFDWHALLLHARSLTQSTASKKWQSKAVNLASRIGPAEVLDAARRWLALGPTPGEKMIQTSEAEADYQKGFIWVLGTLGDVSIAPDIADFAFGCFRKIPMIGAVSHRVGNACVNALAAMPGLAGVSQLSRLAGRVKYDVARRLIEKAMNEAAERNQVSRDDLEAMAVPTFGLDAAGGRIEQAGDCEARLAIGRDGASLTWSREGKTLKSVPASVKEEHAELLKDLNRSVKELDGQIAAQRFRLERQLISHGTCSYERWKQWYLDHPLVSHFAARLIWEFEDGGETRTAILWQGGLVDWSSHAIQPSLEARVRLWHPIRSDVQTILNWRCWLEDHQVRQPFKQAHREVYLLTDAERKTETYSNRFASHVIRQHQFVSLCRERGWKFKAMGSWDSHNTPSLELSQYNLVAKFDVEFPEAEDGDDESTTAHGVYLAIGTGRVEFVPLKVAEPNNAENGPFGIRLPRKFLGLRRAAALRLEEIPVLVFSEVMRDCDLFVGVTSIGADPAWNRDHADDPHSPYWQQFAFGDLNTASENRRTVLESLLPKLAIRDRCRLDGRFLVVRGDLHEYRIHIGSANVLIEPGSRYLCIVHGPGDTAANLPLPFEGDRILGLVLSKALLLMSDTKIKDPTIARQLS, encoded by the coding sequence ATGGCGGTTGATCCTGAAGCGCTGCAGCGGGCCTTGCGTTCCCAATTTCCCGCGCCCGAAGTCTCCCCGAACTCAAGCGATTGGATGTTCGAACTGGTCAGCATCTTCGGATCCAATCCGTTCGTCAACCGGGAGCGAGATGTACTCAGGTTGGCGGAAGCGCCCGTGAGCCGGCTGAAAGCCGAGCCGTCGGAGGTGCGCGTAGGCGTCGTCTTTGAGGCGCTCAACGAGATCATCCATAGCCAGGCGTTTCATTTCAAGATCGTTTTGAAGATTGTTGCGGCTACTCTTCTGCGGAGCGGCGTGGAACTGAACTCTCTCGAGGCGGTGCGGTTGGTGGAGCTTGTCTCGAAGCCGCAGCTGCCGTTTCCTTTCAAAGCAATCCTATCGGCAATCGATTGTGTTCCCAGGACCCCAGCCCTGGTTACGGCGCTGTATCGGTTGCGCGGCTGCGTCACCCGATATCACGGCGAGCCTGAGATGAAGGAGATCCACGAGCGAATCGACGTTCTTATCGGCGGGCCCAAGGAAAAACCTGTTACGCCCGCCGGCGCATGGAGTCGAATCGTTTTCGAGGAGGTCGCCACATTTGAAAAGAAGTTCGATTGGCATGCGCTTCTGCTTCATGCGCGATCACTCACGCAGAGCACAGCTTCGAAGAAATGGCAGAGCAAAGCCGTGAATCTGGCCTCGCGAATCGGACCGGCAGAGGTTCTGGACGCGGCTCGGCGTTGGCTGGCGTTGGGGCCTACCCCAGGCGAAAAGATGATCCAGACTTCCGAGGCGGAGGCGGATTACCAGAAGGGATTCATTTGGGTGCTTGGCACGCTCGGCGACGTTTCCATCGCGCCGGATATCGCGGACTTCGCATTCGGCTGTTTTCGGAAGATACCGATGATCGGCGCCGTTTCGCATCGCGTGGGCAATGCGTGCGTGAATGCGCTGGCCGCCATGCCGGGTCTCGCGGGTGTGTCGCAATTGAGCCGCCTGGCAGGGAGGGTCAAATATGACGTGGCCCGCAGACTCATCGAAAAGGCGATGAACGAGGCTGCCGAGCGCAATCAGGTATCCCGCGACGATCTAGAGGCAATGGCGGTTCCGACATTCGGACTGGATGCGGCGGGCGGCCGAATTGAGCAGGCTGGGGATTGCGAAGCGAGGCTCGCAATTGGCCGCGATGGGGCATCGCTAACCTGGAGCCGCGAAGGCAAAACCTTGAAGAGCGTGCCGGCGAGCGTCAAAGAGGAGCACGCCGAACTGCTCAAGGACTTGAACCGTAGCGTCAAGGAGCTCGACGGACAGATCGCGGCGCAGCGGTTCCGGCTTGAGCGCCAGTTGATTTCGCATGGCACTTGTTCTTACGAGCGGTGGAAGCAGTGGTATCTCGATCATCCGCTGGTCTCGCACTTCGCGGCTCGCCTTATCTGGGAGTTCGAGGACGGCGGTGAAACGCGAACCGCCATTCTCTGGCAAGGCGGTCTCGTGGATTGGTCGAGCCATGCTATCCAGCCATCTCTTGAGGCACGCGTGCGGCTGTGGCATCCGATCCGGTCCGACGTCCAGACGATCCTGAACTGGCGTTGCTGGCTGGAGGATCATCAGGTGCGCCAGCCGTTCAAGCAGGCGCATCGCGAGGTCTACTTGCTGACCGACGCCGAACGCAAAACGGAGACCTACTCCAATCGTTTCGCGTCGCACGTCATTCGCCAGCACCAGTTCGTTTCTCTTTGCCGTGAGCGAGGCTGGAAGTTCAAGGCGATGGGTAGCTGGGACTCGCACAATACACCGTCGCTCGAGCTCAGCCAGTACAACCTAGTCGCGAAGTTCGATGTGGAGTTTCCTGAGGCGGAGGATGGAGACGACGAATCCACCACCGCGCACGGCGTGTATCTGGCCATTGGCACGGGCCGCGTTGAATTCGTTCCGCTCAAGGTTGCCGAGCCGAATAACGCGGAAAACGGACCCTTCGGAATACGGTTGCCGAGAAAGTTTCTTGGTCTTCGTCGAGCCGCGGCCCTTCGCCTCGAGGAGATCCCTGTGCTGGTCTTCTCCGAGGTGATGCGTGACTGCGACCTGTTCGTTGGTGTGACAAGCATCGGTGCAGACCCAGCCTGGAATCGTGATCACGCGGACGATCCGCATTCACCCTACTGGCAGCAATTCGCATTTGGCGATTTGAACACTGCGTCAGAGAACCGGAGAACGGTTCTTGAAAGTCTGCTGCCGAAACTGGCCATTCGAGACCGGTGCCGGCTGGATGGCCGATTCCTCGTGGTTCGCGGGGACCTCCACGAGTACCGCATCCACATCGGCAGCGCCAATGTCCTCATTGAGCCGGGCAGCCGCTATCTGTGCATCGTGCACGGTCCAGGCGATACGGCGGCGAATCTGCCCCTGCCGTTTGAGGGCGACCGCATCCTTGGCTTGGTTCTCAGCAAGGCGCTTCTGCTGATGAGCGATACGAAAATCAAGGACCCCACCATCGCGCGTCAGTTGTCTTAG
- a CDS encoding DUF6265 family protein — MRRLFFLALILVLHMNPLAAFSQKADSALQPLAFLSGRWTSDPIEGQEEEYWSQPTGRSMVGTFRVVKDGDAVFYEFWAIEVEDGKAVFKMKHFDRGLLGWEDKSDMVRLSLSVSGLQDILFSKPDGSLSLRYQRSGDELVSTLRRVKDGRTREDTFRLHRSKE, encoded by the coding sequence ATGAGGCGACTTTTCTTCCTGGCGTTGATTCTCGTACTGCACATGAATCCCTTAGCGGCCTTCTCACAGAAGGCAGATTCAGCATTGCAGCCTTTGGCTTTTTTGTCAGGTCGATGGACCAGTGATCCCATAGAAGGACAGGAAGAAGAGTACTGGTCGCAACCAACAGGGCGAAGTATGGTAGGCACCTTCCGCGTGGTGAAGGATGGCGATGCCGTCTTCTACGAATTCTGGGCCATTGAGGTGGAGGATGGCAAGGCCGTCTTCAAGATGAAGCATTTCGATCGCGGCTTACTTGGCTGGGAGGACAAATCCGATATGGTTCGTCTTAGCCTATCTGTCAGCGGTTTGCAAGATATTTTGTTCTCAAAACCAGATGGCAGTCTTTCCCTTCGATATCAACGGAGTGGAGATGAGTTGGTGAGTACGCTGCGGCGAGTCAAAGATGGGCGGACAAGGGAAGATACCTTTCGTCTGCACCGAAGCAAGGAATAA
- a CDS encoding HD domain-containing phosphohydrolase produces the protein MGSPARILIVDDEPHVRAMLGATLERQNYVTVLAGSNSEAFELIDRQHFDLVLTDMVMRDGNGIGLLERLHIDQPQTPVVMVTAIQDISVAITAMRKGAYDYLLKPFERDQLLTTVRRALDHRKTLRENESYQQNLEQIVQARTELLHQAIVDLERSYDITLEALGDALDLKDSETEGHSKRVTAYTIALARAMGIGSDAIKVIARGAFLHDIGKMAIPDAILRKPGKLTLAEQTLMREHCERGYNILHKIPFLNEAAEIVYAHQEHYDGSGYPRGLRGNAIPIGARIFAIADTLDAITSDRPYRGAKSFDVARLEILRCSGTQFDPSVVEVFLKIPNELWVELRTEITGTTPAFADLNAAQVTAPSR, from the coding sequence ATGGGGTCACCTGCAAGAATTCTGATCGTTGACGATGAGCCCCATGTGCGCGCCATGCTGGGCGCGACTCTGGAGCGGCAGAATTACGTCACTGTTCTGGCCGGCAGTAATTCAGAGGCTTTTGAACTGATCGATCGGCAGCACTTCGACCTCGTCCTGACGGACATGGTGATGCGGGACGGCAACGGAATCGGTCTGCTGGAGCGCCTTCACATCGATCAACCACAGACGCCGGTGGTCATGGTCACGGCGATCCAAGACATCAGCGTAGCCATCACGGCGATGCGCAAAGGCGCTTACGACTACCTTCTTAAACCCTTCGAACGCGACCAGTTACTGACCACCGTGCGGCGCGCGCTGGACCATCGCAAGACGCTGCGCGAAAACGAAAGCTATCAGCAGAATCTCGAACAGATTGTGCAGGCCCGCACCGAGTTGCTGCACCAGGCTATCGTGGATCTGGAACGGTCTTACGACATTACGCTGGAGGCTTTGGGTGACGCGCTGGATTTGAAGGACTCCGAAACGGAGGGTCACTCGAAGCGGGTGACTGCGTACACCATCGCCCTCGCTCGTGCGATGGGAATTGGTTCGGACGCAATCAAGGTGATCGCGCGCGGAGCCTTTTTGCATGACATTGGCAAGATGGCCATCCCGGACGCGATTTTGCGCAAGCCCGGCAAACTCACGCTCGCGGAGCAGACGCTGATGCGGGAGCATTGTGAGCGCGGATATAACATCCTGCACAAGATTCCGTTTTTGAACGAGGCTGCGGAAATCGTTTACGCCCATCAGGAGCATTACGACGGCAGCGGCTATCCCCGGGGTCTGCGCGGCAATGCCATTCCGATCGGAGCGAGGATCTTTGCGATCGCGGACACCCTGGATGCGATTACCAGCGACCGGCCCTACCGTGGAGCAAAGAGTTTTGACGTCGCGCGGTTGGAGATTCTGCGGTGCTCCGGAACTCAGTTTGATCCGTCGGTGGTTGAGGTTTTCCTCAAGATTCCAAATGAGCTTTGGGTTGAACTCAGGACGGAGATTACAGGAACAACCCCCGCATTTGCCGACCTGAATGCCGCCCAGGTCACTGCGCCTTCCCGGTAG